A window of the Cherax quadricarinatus isolate ZL_2023a chromosome 23, ASM3850222v1, whole genome shotgun sequence genome harbors these coding sequences:
- the tos gene encoding exonuclease 1 isoform X2 has product MASDVIKACRARNVDIIVAPYEADAQLAFLNLCGIAQVVITEDSDLVLFGCKACLFKLDSNGGGVMVEQEKLHLAMNVPRDKFFFDKFRNMCILSGCDYLPSLHGIGLAKAYKFFNVTSNPDINNALCKLPSYLKMPHLEVSQEYRDNFIKARNTFLHQLVFDPIQRILRPLNDYPEGMDAVDYPYAGKFVGHERALQIALGNVNVQTGEVADNFSPETYKPPEPKSSSWNKRGDLCSNHPSIWTKNFTKMGPVVPSIINSNVHTMKGKEVTVVNPMFKRRKLEPEVVDDDLTEGELHDLYSHPEKRKRTEVTPDDDSLHDDSGNYTGLGQLSDSLDMDENANTSPPITSVEKNRKSSVEMQCVSSPDQSSVEMQYVSSPDQLKSRNPFAKSKSVSKMQVSSGGQFSALKKFSKIQRTVVDQNIIVHSRYFASSDIKTTPLSHASPPVINNTLTEELSEPESQRDNEEVPGNRLEIKFETSPSKLIKTPLSPVQTNTPPSKPSKTFIWGKLSDMFARTKEKTIKIENSAATKNTFKPVTQPEDKIVCKENTFASCGNSESEELSLSLKSHVPEISFCSDADSLDSAFDSTTSSLPSASQKSQVSEHKFCSDIDSLDNFDLTSSLPLVPEETETTPTLTSPVRTKLTSSRNDHKCRTPGLFRSNKKKNKNQLGVKQLSLKDMFAFKKDGAKLQAVRSSF; this is encoded by the exons TTGCACCATATGAAGCAGACGCTCAGCTGGCATTCCTCAACCTGTGTGGTATTGCCCAGGTGGTGATCACTGAGGACTCTGATCTTGTGCTTTTTGGATGCAAGGCA TGTCTGTTCAAATTGGACtccaatggtggtggtgtgatggttgaACAAGAAAAGCTTCATCTTGCTATGAATGTTCCACGAGACAAGTTTTTCTTTGACAAGTTTCGCAACATGTGCATCCTGTCGGGCTGTGATTATCTGCCATCCCTGCATGGAATTGGTCTGGCTAAGGCTTACAAATTCTTCAATGTTACTTCAAATCCAGATATTAACAAT GCTTTGTGTAAACTACCATCTTACTTGAAGATGCCTCACCTGGAGGTGAGTCAGGAGTACCGTGATAATTTCATCAAAGCTCGCAATACATTCCTGCACCAGCTGGTATTCGACCCCATCCAGCGCATTCTTCGCCCTCTTAATGACTACCCTGAGGGCATGGATGCTGTAGATTATCCTTATGCAGGGAAATTTGTTGGGCATGAGAGAGCTTTACAAATAGCACTGGGCAATGTTAATGTTCAGACTGGAGAAGTGGCTGATAACTTCTCTCCAGAGACTTACAAG CCCCCAGAGCCAAAATCATCCAGCTGGAACAAACGGGGAGACCTCTGCTCCAATCATCCCAGCATCTGGACCAAGAATTTCACAAAGATGGGGCCAGTTGTTCCCAGTATAATTAACTCCAATGTACACACAATGAAGGGCAAAGAAGTTACGGTAGTGAATCCTATGTTCAAGAGAAGAAAACTTG AACCGGAAGTGGTTGATGATGATCTAACGGAAGGAGAGCTCCACGACTTGTATTCTCATCCAGAAAAACGTAAAAGGACAGAAGTCACTCCAGATGATGACAGTCTTCATGATGACAGTGGTAACTACACAGGCCTTGGCCAGCTGTCTGATTCACTTGACATGGATGAAAATGCAAATACAAGTCCTCCTATTACTTCTGTTGAAAAAAACAGAAAATCTTCTGTGGAAATGCAGTGTGTGTCATCACCTGACCAATCTTCTGTGGAAATGCAGTATGTGTCGTCACCTGACCAACTCAAATCCAGAAACCCATTTGCAAAATCCAAATCTGTTTCTAAAATGCAAGTCTCTTCAGGTGGACAGTTTAGTGCTCTAAAGAAATTCAGCAAAATACAAAGGACTGTGGTGGATCAAAACATCATAGTCCACAGCAG ATATTTTGCATCTTCTGATATTAAGACAACACCTTTAAGCCATGCCAGTCCACCAGTTATTAATAATACTCTAACAGAAGAGTTATCAGAACCAGAAAGTCAGAGAGACAATGAAGAAGTGCCTGGCAATAGGTTGGAAATTAAATTTGAAACCAGTCCATCTAAATTAATAAAAACTCCTTTATCTCCTGTCCAGACTAACACTCCACCATCAAAACCTAGTAAGACTTTTATTTGGGGAAAGTTGTCTGATATGTTTGCCCGCACTAAGGAGAAAACCATAAAAATtgagaatagtgcagcaacaaaGAACACTTTCAAGCCTGTAACCCAACCAGAAGATAAAATAGTATGCAAGGAGAATACTTTTGCTTCATGTGGAAACTCTGAGAGTGAGGAATTGTCATTATCGCTAAAGAGTCATGTGCCGGAAATATCATTTTGCAGTGACGCAGATTCACTGGATAGTGCTTTTGACTCCACAACTTCATCCTTGCCCTCAGCATCTCAAAAGAGTCAAGTGTCTGAACATAAATTTTGCAGTGACATTGATTCTTTGGATAATTTTGATTTAACATCATCCTTGCCTTTAGTGCCAGAAGAAACTGAGACAACTCCAACGCTGACCAGTCCTGTG AGGACTAAGTTGACTTCTTCAAGAAATGATCACAAATGCAGAACTCCAGGACTATTTCGGTCaaacaagaagaagaataagaaccaGCTTGGTGTTAAGCAGCTGAGTCTTAAAGATATGTTTGCTTTTAAAAA GGACGGAGCTAAACTTCAAGCAGTGAGATCATCATTTTAA